The proteins below are encoded in one region of Paenisporosarcina cavernae:
- the nusB gene encoding transcription antitermination factor NusB, with the protein MKRREAREKAIQTLFQLDNSELQVDEAISHVMGEESDSFYEKLVRGTVSHVIEIDEKLRANLENWSLDRLPKIERTVLRLAVYELSYNEDAPARVVMNEAIELSKLFGDEQSSKFVNGVLSKFIPKSSQGE; encoded by the coding sequence ATGAAACGACGCGAGGCACGAGAAAAAGCGATCCAAACGCTTTTCCAATTAGATAATTCAGAGTTACAAGTGGACGAGGCCATTTCTCATGTAATGGGAGAAGAATCAGATTCCTTTTATGAAAAATTAGTGAGAGGCACGGTATCACATGTAATAGAAATAGATGAAAAATTACGAGCAAATTTAGAAAATTGGTCACTAGATCGATTACCGAAAATTGAGCGCACAGTATTGCGTTTAGCGGTGTATGAATTATCCTATAATGAAGATGCACCAGCTAGAGTAGTGATGAACGAAGCAATTGAATTATCTAAACTATTTGGCGATGAACAATCAAGTAAATTTGTTAATGGAGTTTTATCTAAATTTATTCCAAAGAGTTCTCAAGGAGAGTAA